From Rudanella lutea DSM 19387, a single genomic window includes:
- a CDS encoding MFS transporter: protein MVSEPTTAKASSTRTLVSVIGASSVGTLIEWYDFYIFGSLATVLATKFFPEGNPTAAFLSTLATFAAGFVVRPFGALFFGRLGDLIGRKYTFMVTLMLMGGATFAIGLIPSYETIGFLAPLLVLILRLLQGLALGGEYGGAATYVAEHSPADKRGFWTSWIQITATAGLFVSLIVILITRTSMSKEAFDDWGWRVPFWVSVLMVYVSFIIRRNMSESPLFAKAKAEGKTSTNPLKESFGNKYNFKFVLLALFGATMGQGVVWYTGQFYAMSFIKTVCNVDAIQADSLMSVALLMGTPFFIVFGWLSDKIGRKGIMLVGMLVALLTYRPIYERMYQTTNVANKQEVAAATTVDSVVTADPKVAGLSIMTKTVKKEYTDGTKLTEVTKLKMPSDPAAEPAKPEIKKTLTLNDSDRWTLIWLVFIQVIYVTLVYGPIAAFLVEMFPTKIRYTSMSLPYHIGNGVFGGLLPAVATYLATGAKDANIAAEKAGAALPYAAPYLEGLWYPIIVAAVSFVIGVLYIKNRPSAAD from the coding sequence ATGGTATCAGAACCAACAACCGCTAAGGCCAGCAGCACCCGCACGCTTGTGAGCGTTATCGGGGCATCGTCTGTCGGGACGCTCATTGAGTGGTACGACTTTTACATCTTCGGCTCACTGGCCACGGTGCTGGCCACCAAATTTTTCCCCGAAGGCAACCCAACAGCCGCTTTCCTTTCTACACTGGCTACGTTTGCCGCCGGTTTTGTGGTGCGTCCGTTCGGGGCCCTGTTTTTCGGGCGGCTGGGCGACCTCATCGGCCGGAAATACACCTTCATGGTTACCCTGATGCTGATGGGGGGCGCCACGTTTGCCATCGGCCTGATTCCGAGTTACGAAACCATTGGCTTTCTGGCCCCGCTGCTGGTATTGATCCTACGTTTGCTGCAGGGGCTGGCGCTCGGGGGCGAATATGGCGGTGCTGCCACCTACGTAGCCGAGCACTCACCAGCCGACAAGCGCGGCTTCTGGACCTCGTGGATTCAGATTACTGCCACTGCGGGTTTGTTTGTATCGCTGATCGTGATTCTGATCACCCGCACCTCGATGAGCAAAGAGGCTTTCGATGATTGGGGCTGGCGGGTGCCGTTCTGGGTGTCAGTCCTGATGGTGTACGTATCGTTCATTATCCGGCGCAACATGAGCGAGTCGCCCCTGTTTGCCAAAGCGAAGGCCGAGGGCAAAACGTCGACCAATCCGCTTAAAGAAAGCTTTGGCAATAAGTACAACTTCAAGTTTGTGTTGTTGGCCCTGTTTGGTGCCACCATGGGGCAAGGCGTAGTTTGGTACACGGGGCAGTTTTACGCCATGAGCTTCATCAAAACGGTGTGTAACGTCGACGCCATTCAGGCCGATAGCCTCATGAGTGTAGCCCTGCTGATGGGTACTCCTTTCTTTATCGTGTTTGGCTGGCTGTCCGACAAAATCGGCCGGAAAGGCATCATGCTCGTAGGTATGCTGGTAGCTCTGCTTACGTATCGCCCTATTTACGAACGGATGTACCAAACCACCAACGTGGCTAATAAACAGGAGGTAGCCGCTGCCACCACCGTCGACTCGGTGGTAACGGCCGACCCCAAAGTAGCGGGCCTGTCGATTATGACCAAGACCGTGAAAAAAGAGTACACCGACGGCACCAAACTAACCGAAGTCACGAAGCTCAAAATGCCGAGCGATCCCGCTGCCGAACCAGCTAAACCAGAAATCAAGAAAACGCTGACCCTCAACGACAGCGACCGCTGGACGCTCATCTGGCTCGTGTTTATCCAGGTGATTTACGTAACACTGGTGTATGGTCCTATTGCGGCCTTCCTCGTCGAGATGTTCCCCACCAAGATTCGGTACACATCCATGTCGCTGCCATACCACATTGGCAACGGGGTATTTGGCGGTCTGCTGCCAGCGGTGGCTACCTACCTCGCTACGGGTGCTAAAGACGCCAACATAGCGGCCGAAAAAGCCGGTGCGGCCCTACCCTACGCAGCACCGTACCTCGAAGGCCTCTGGTACCCGATTATTGTGGCAGCTGTAAGCTTCGTGATTGGCGTACTGTACATCAAAAACCGGCCATCGGCGGCTGACTAA
- a CDS encoding DUF6814 family protein, translating to MDAIKRIMGVVWLGLAAVCGYYGLTAFGLPKLSTGKQEDLVFGIIIVFVLMPIIVGGLATFGLYALQGEYSDGASRNE from the coding sequence ATGGACGCAATCAAACGAATAATGGGTGTTGTATGGCTTGGCCTGGCCGCAGTGTGTGGCTACTACGGCCTTACCGCCTTTGGGTTACCCAAACTATCGACGGGTAAACAGGAAGATCTCGTGTTTGGCATCATCATCGTATTTGTCTTGATGCCGATTATCGTGGGAGGTCTGGCTACGTTTGGGCTGTACGCACTTCAGGGCGAGTACAGCGACGGGGCCAGCCGAAATGAGTAG